GCAGAAAAAGAAGCCTCGACTCAAGAAATCCAGAATAGCCTTGAATAAACAAACTAGTATAAGGCATGATCCtgcataataaaaaaattgtGTATCGTTTCAGTTAGTAATTTTTCTTAGAGCAACATTTCTTTACAACTGTATCAAATGAATGCAGAGCCATGGTGTTCTGCAACAGTAGCACTAGAGCAAGTTCTGTAACAGTGTAACAGTGGACCTGAAGTTCTAGAGAGTTTCAAAAGttgctttttttttcttcttcttattcttctttgtTTTCTAAGAAAAACGATCCTATTTTATTTGTTTATGTAGCTAAAACAAAATGCATCGGATCAGGTCAAGTAAATTAAAAAAAAAAACAGACTTGTACATTTTTTTGGTGACCAAGCCTCCTTCCTACATTAATCAGTAGTAAACATTAACAAGAAGGCTAATCGAAGCACACGCCTCGGCCTATCAACAATAAAAAGAAAGGGAGGTTTGAAAACGCTGATACAATTTGGTAGGACTTGAGACGGCATGCATGGCTATCTGCTTGCCTCGGACTAGTCAATAAAGAAGCTAATTAAATTGCATTGCAGAGATCTCATGTTCATATCACCAAGGCAAGTGTGTATGCACTGGTTACTGTCACAGTGTCACTGCATATCTTTGTCAATACAGGCAGACCTGAAGCCAGCAACAAGACTCCGTCCTAGTCCTAGGTACATACATAAGGATAGGATGCAGGGGTGCTTGGTTTCTGTGTTGAGGCTCAAAGGCACTGCCTCGAGAGCGGGGCGTTGCTACGAGCTGCAGCGGCAGAGATGCGTACCTCATGTTTGCCGGTAAGCATATGGAAGAGCATGGAGCAAAAGAGGAGCCTCGGCTCGAGACATTCGAGCTGGAGTGATATGACCCTGCAATAAATACAAGCCGCTTCAGTTAGCAAGCACTTGTTTTCTTTGCATATGTCAAATAAAAGAAATGTAAAATGACTGGTGTTGTGCAATGGCAGTTTTCAGCAATTACATTGGGTTCTTAAAAAATTAAAAGATTCGATAAATCGCATCCTCAGTCTCCAGTATtctagcatcatgaatgaatctGTCAGTCCAAGCAAATCAGTGGTCAGTCGGACTGTTTGTTAACAAAGTAGGAAAATCATAGGGCACAACAACAACTCCATACCACCATAAACCAGCATCGTGAACTGAGAAACAGGAACCGTTCCATTCATCATCATATTCAAACCCTCACCGCACCGCACCGGGGGCTGCAGATCTTACAAACCTAAACGATCAGGATTTTACCATCTGTATGTACAAACAAAAGAACAAGACCAGCAGGCCATTCCTGGTCTCCTATGGTATCTAACCTTTCATCTACTGTTCTTCTGTCACGTTACATTCATGCGCCGATGTATACACAGACATGGAGGAAGCATTCGGGGTTCCTCAGGTTGTTGGCCACCCAGAGGAACGGCGTATCCAGGCCGAGCGCCATGCcttgtatcctcaccagcttcaCTCTGGCCCTCTTGGCCACATCCATCTCTTGCGGACTCGccgaagctggttctctgtctcGAGGAGTCCCTGGAGTGGTATCTGAATCGTCGGGTGCGGAGTCTGGCGTCGCTGCCGCAGGTTCAGGACCAGCAGCTCTAGCTGTGGGCTTCGAGCCGAAGAACTCTGGTAGCAACGTCTCCAAGGCATGTTCCAGGGTAGTTATCCTTCTACCTGCAAAACAGCACGATGTGTATATGTTAAGGATATCTCACTGTTATCGCAACACCATAACCATCACGAAACAAAGAATGTGAGCGGAAGGCAGTTGGCAACATGTAGTTTGGACAGTTTCAGGGGGTGATTATACTCAGTCACACTTGTTTCCTCGTTAAAGATAACAAAACGTTCTTGCtcaaaaggggtagcaaagcagaAGGTTAAATAGTAGCAGGGTCTTTACAATCTATGGATAAATATTCGCTCAAAGTAACAGAAGTTGCACCAGTTTCCCAATGGAAGAAATGTACATGTGCATGCTTCCCAGTTTGGGGATAACCTCCAGATGGTGGTAATACAAAATAGTTAATATTTTTCTGAAAAGCACTACTACATGGTCGGTGATTACGACAAGCAAAATCCTTCCTCCCTCCATACTGTCATTCAAATGATAACATAAATGTTGGCAGCAGAGCTACATACCTTCCTCCTTTCGGATCTCGAATGGCCGATTTATATAGGATACACTTTCCCAGTCACTGACAGGAATCGCATCTTCTAAATACTCAAGGTCTTCTTGAACTCTGCGCACGTATAATCGAACAGGTACCCTGCCTAACCAGGTATTAATTCAATAGATCTATCAGAGCAATGATTTCTTAATGTGGCACAAATCCATTTTTACAATAGCCGTATTTTAATGTCATACGGATCCAATAACGTATAGGTCCatcattatataacttgaaaatgTATATGAAGTTTTAAAAATGTGAAAAGCATGCAACAATTAACTAATATAAAAAATGCCCAGACCAAAAAAAAGGTATGAAACGTTCAACTAATACAAAAGTAGACAACTCAGTGACAGAAGAGCATACATGGTTTGACAGATCCAGGAGATTCAGGCTCATCAGAACCTTGTCGAGGCTCTAACGAGGAAGTCCAGAAGTGATCTTCAAACGGTCCAAGCTTAAGCTTGGTAGAGATATTCATATAACCATCAGCGTCTCCTATAACAAGTAATAACAAAACAACACGTCTGTAGTCAAAGCATGAATGAAGGTCAGAAGCATTGAGAGAATGGATCTTCCACAAATGGTAGAAACTAGGTATACTTCATACAGAAAGGTAGTTTCTGGCGAGCATACTTTTCCTCACTGATTCCCACATAGCAAGTTGATCAGCCTGGGACATATTCATCACATTCTTACTGTTTCCAGTTATGATGAAGGCAGCCTGAAAAAGAGAAATTATTACACTATTGTTTTGAGATTGGGAAAAAAAGTTGCCGGTTCTCAAAACGAACCTCTTTCAGGGAATTGTTGTAGTTCCACTTTACACTATCTTCACCTTCACATGGTGATAATATATCTGCGGGATACCCCCTAAAATGAACCTACAAAGTTTATGCGTAAGTTGTGTGCATATGGCGAACAACTGGAGCAAGTAACAGGGGATGCCACATAGAAACGGAATATCAGATTCATGCAAATGACTTGTGTTTTCAGAAAGACTAACTTCTCAATAAAAAATGTACCCTGTAGGAATAGATGGTTATAGACTTGGTTTCTAATATTCGTACACTGATGGATGGCTGATTGCAATTAAGCAAGGATTACAAAATGTGTGGCATGCATATAAATATTTGTACACTCTAATTGGTAATTTATTGAACTTAATTGCTAAGTTAAGTAACTAACTAGATCCTGAGAACATTATGGCATAAATCTCTAATAGTATTTCTAGCAAACTTAAACATTAAGAGAAAGTGCACATTTTTTATCAAAAGGTTTCTACTAATCCAGTATCACATAATTCACATTATGGCATAAATGAACCTTCAACACCAGAAAAACACCTTGCAAATTAAACAAAAATAAAcaaaacataaaagaaaaggtgTATAAACAAAAGTCCTAGAGGACTCATAGTCTAACCGTTAGATTCCATGGCCTTTCTGGTTCAGCACAAAGAAGGTCGAAAAGAACACCAATGGGTATATACCTAACAATGCGAAGATAAAAAGGGCTGTCAGCAAATAAAAGCGACAGCAATAACATGGGTTCTCAAGATTTAATAAGGCGATTGACCATCATTAATATTGGTACTCCTAGGAGATAACATATGTTACCATTTGAGCGGCAGCCCTTTATACTCGAACCAAACAGTATCGACGCCTCGTGGGAGTGAACTGCTGAAATGAGCCTTTATAATCGACACCAAGAGTGGAAAATACCCAATTCTTGGGCCAAAAACCTGTGGTGGACAAAATAAAGATCAATAAATGAAAAAAATACTCCTATGGGAAGGAAGATGAATGCTGTGGCAGGGCCGAAAATAGCAACAGTGTAGCACACAGAGGTATCGTCTTATTTTGTTACGCTTGCGGATAAGAAGAAAAGAAACAGTGGCAATCATGTGGAAACTCTTTGCAACAACAGATGCCAACAAAAAAAAAGCAGCAATTATCTATCATAACACTATCATCTCAGGCTTTAAGCTAAAATAGATTGCAATGTGAAAGAGGGATACATGAATATATGTTGTTCATACAGCAAATATATATTCATCTTCAGCACATCAAACATTCGCAGAGCATGCCTGCAGCAAACTCAGCCTCTTACATAATAAACAGGATACAAAACATACTTGAAAAGATCATGCAAGCTAACTGATAACTTCATGCTTGTGCCGAACCACAAGCAgaatcaactgcatgctcatatGCAAAATTTGGTGAGGGTTTGCCTTAAAATTCAGGCTTTTTGGGCAAAATTCAGGCTTTTGGAGCTCACGGGCAGGCCAAAAGACCTCGAAATCTTCATCTAAGGGTCTAAACTTCCTAGGAGAGACAGCAATCTGGACTATAACCTATCAGCAACCGTGATCCTAGCATGCAGAACTCGAATCGCGCGGCGCCGAGATTTGGGATTTCGGACGGCGGGCACAGTGGATGGGGAGTTACATCTTACCAGGAAGGGCGGAGGCGGTGGGAGCGCGGTgacgtcggcgtcgtggaggtgGACCTGGAGCGGCACGGCGCCAATCCAGTGCCACCGTGCCGCCTCCTCCGACCACGCCGCCGACTGCGCGTCCGGCAGCGCCGCCGCCATTGCTCGCGCCGGCGGAGGACGACGGACCGGCCCCGCTCGCGGTAGACTCGGCCGAACTCGCCGCCGGCGacgcctcctccaccgccgtcCCGCGAACCAATCTGCCTCAGCTCGGAAGTTCGGAACTTCGGATGCTCTGCTTCTGCTTCTGCTTGCGGAGAGGAGGATTCTTGTGAAGAGGGGGGAGTAGGAGTTGGGGTCGGGGCCGGGCGCCTCTCTTTCTTCTTCACGTTGCCGCGATGGATTTGATTCGATATCCACCGTCCGATTCTGAAACGTAGTTCATCCGAATCAAGTctcttctccaaaaattccataCATAACAGATCCAACCACATATACGTCTTCTTTAAAAAAAAAAGGATAAACTCCCGACCTCTACCTCCATTGATGCACATAGTATAATCACATATACTACATGGGTAACCTGGCCTACCGGAGGATATGATCTTTTCGTCTCCTATTTCCTCGTTTATGTGCTAGCCGGATATGTTGCATCCAGAGATGTGTCGGTTCTATGTTCAGTTCAGTCTCACATGTTTAGTTATCGGTATGAGCTTCATATTGTTAATGCCCTGTTTATTGTTTGATTAGGATTAAATTCATCAGGAACGTGCTAATATTTCCAACATACACTTAAGGGGAAGCACGGAGTGTCACGCGTCGAGAAGCTCGTCGGTATGTTTCAGCGTCCATGTACTCTGTACTCTTACGATATCATTGCCACGAACTATGTTTCTAATACGAAGACGGTTTTCTATCTGCAGGAAAGCGACTCTGACCTTCAATCTCCGCGCGCTAGCTGCTGCCCTGACGAATAAACTATAGTTGCACATGTTGATTTCAATataaactacatacggatgtatatagacataatttaaagtgtaaattcactcattttacttcgTATGTAGTCATAATTTAAAGtgtaaattcactcattttgcttcgtatgtagtcataTTAGATTCTCTAAACAGACTTATATTTAGGAGCGGAGGGAGTAGAAGAGTATGGGAGCAGAGTAGAGTGCACATTCTAGCAAAAGAAATGCACTATTATTTGTGAGTTCCAAACTGTACAAGGATGAGGATAGTGGGTTACTCTGctgtactccctctgttcgaAAATACTTATCATTAAAATGAATAAAAATAaatgtatttagtacgtacaatTTTTGTGGACAAAGTGACACAACAACAATAAGATGGTATTTGTGCTATATACGATATCCGCACACTGCGGCAGCACATTTGCTCAAAATGTACTGAAGATGTACGTGTAACGGAAATAAATTAGCTGTGCTACAAAATGTGAACTTAACTTGTAAGCAATGAAACGAGTTACCTCGAATTTGGCAGAGATTGCATATGAATTTCACACCACCACCATGCACCGAATACTCTTCCTGCGACAATTCCATATCCATAGTCCATACCACCAGTACAACATCATGAATTGTGGAACAGGAATCATTCCATTCAACATGGTATTCAGACCCCGCAACACTGCAGATCTTACATCAACACACCTAAACGGTCAGGATTTTACCATCTGTATGTACAACCAAAGAACAAGACCAGCAGGCCTGGTCTGGAAGGCACTCTCCTTCTATGGTATCTAAACCTTTCGCCTACTGTTCTTGTGTCACTGTTACATTCATGCCCCAACGTATACACAAACATGGAGGTAGCATTCGGGGTTCTTCAGGTTGTTGGCCACCCAAAGGAACGGTATGTCCATGTCGAGCTCGATGCCTTGCACTCTCACCAGCTTCAGTTTGATCTTCTTGGCCACATCTGTCTCTTGCGGACCCGCCGAAGCTAGCTTCTCGTCATGAGGAGTGCCTGGACTGGTATCTGAATTGTGGGGTTCTGAGTCTGGTGTCGTCGACTCAGGTTCAGGATCAGCAGCTCTAGCTGTGGCCTTTGAGCTGAAGAACTCTGGTAGCAACGTCTCCAAGGCATGTTCCAAGGCGATGTAGCTTCTACCTGCAGAACAGAGCAAAGTGAACTATATGTCAAGAAGAAATACTGTTATCGCAAGACCATAACCACCGTGAAACAAAGGTTGTGAGTGGAAGGCAGTTGTAAACatgcactccctccgttcctaaatgtaagtctttttagagatattgaaatctctaaaaggacttgcatttaggaacggagggagtagtttgcaCAGTTTCAGGGGTGAACTCTGATTACAGTCACACTTGTTTCTCGTTAAAGAGGAAATCTTAAATCCTTTACCCTGGCTTTCTCGAAAGATGTCGCAAAGCAGACAGTAAAATAGTAGCATACGTAGATACATATCCTCTCAAAATAAATGGATAAATAGAAGTTGCACCAATTTTCCAACTGAAGAAATGTACATGTGCATGCTTCTCAGTTTGGGGATAATCTTCAGACGACGGTTATACAAAATATTTAATATTTTTCTGAAAAGCACTACTACATGGTTGGTGATTACAACAAGCAAAATCCTTCCTCAATCAATACTAGCATTCAAATGATAACATAAATGTTGGCAGCAGAGCTACATACCTCCCTCCTTCCGGATCTCGAATGGCCGATTTATATAGGATACACTTTCCCAGTCACTGACAGGAATCGCATCTTCTAAATACTCAAGGTCTTGTTGAACTCTGCGCACGTATAATCGAACAGGTACCCTGCCTAACCAGATATTAATTGAATAGATCTATCAGAGCAGATGGTGATTTCTTAATGTGACACAAATTCATTTTTATCATTGATGTATCTTAATGTCATACGACTCCAATAATGTATAGGTccattattgtataacttgatgAAAGTGTATGTGAAGTTTTACGAATGTGAAAAGCATGCATCAATTAACTAATATAAAAAAACGCtcgaacaaaaataaaataaaataaatttggtATGAAACGTTCAACTAATACAGAAGTAGACAGTTCAATGACAGAAGAGCATACATGGTTTGACAGATCCAGGAGATTCAGGCTCATCAGAACCTTGTCGAGACCCTAGCGAGGAAGTCCGTACTAAGAAGTCCTCTTCAAACGGTCCAAGCTTAAGCTTGGTAGAGATATTCATATAACTATTCAAGTCACCTATAATAATAACAAAATAACACGCTGTAGTCAAAGCACGAAAGTTACAAGCATTGAGAGTGTATCGTCCACAAATGGTAGAAACTAGGTATACTTCGTACAGAAAGGTTGTTTCTGGCAAGCATACCTTTCCTCACTGATTCCCACATAGCAAGTTGATCAGCCTGGGACATATTCATCACATTTTTACTGTTTCCAGTTATGATGAAAGCAGCCTGAAAAAGAGAAATTATTACAATACTGTTTGAGATTGGGAGAAAGGGTTGCCGTGTAACACTAGTTCTCAAAACGAACCTCTTTCAGGGAATTGTTGTAGTTCCACTTTACACTATCTTCACCTTCACATGGTGATAATATATCTGCAGGATACCCCCTAAAATGAACCTACAAACTTTATCCGTAAGTTGTGTGCATACGGCGAACAACTGGAGCAAGTAACAGGGAAGACCACATATAGAAACGGAATAGCAGATTCATGCAAATGACTCATGTTTTCAGAAAGACTAATTTTTCAAAAAATACAATAAAAAATGTGCCTGTAAGGATTACATAATGTGTGGCATGCACATAAATATTTTTGCACTCTAATTGGTAATTTATTGAACTTAATTGCTGAGTTAAGTAACTAACTATATCCTAAGAACATTATGGCATAAATATCTAACAGTATTTCCAGCAAAGTTAAACGTTAAGAAAAAATGCACATGGTTAATCAAAAGGTTTGTACTAATCCAGCGTCCCATTAAGGCATAAATGAACCTTCAACACCAGAAAAACACCTTGCGAATTAAACAAATCATAAAAGAAAACGTGTCTAAACAGAAGTGCTAGAGGACTCATAGCCTTACAGTTAGATTCCATGGCCTTTCTGGATCTGCACAGAGAAGGTCGAAAAGAACACCAATGGGTATATACCTAACAATGCGAACATAAAAAGGGCTGTCAGCAAAAAAGCGACAGGAATAACATGGGTTTTCAAGATTTAATAAGGTCATAGACAATCATTAatattagtactccctccatcccataatgtaagacgttttttgacactagtgtagtgtcaaaaagcgtcttacattatgggacagagggagtaggaGATAACATATGTTACCATTTCAGTGGCAGCCCTTTATACTCAAACCAAACAGTATCAACACCTGGTGGGAGTGAGCTGCTGAAATGAGCCTTTATAGTCGACACCAACAATGGAAAATACCCAACTCTTGGCCCTAAAGTCTGTTGTAGACAAAATAAAGGTCAATAAATGAAACAGATGCTCCTGTGGAAAGGAAGATAAGCGCTTTGGCAGGAGTGAAAATAGCAGTAATGTAATGTACGCGCTGCACACAGAggtgtcgttttattttgttgcaTCTGCGGATATAAGAAGAAAGGAAATAGTGGCAATCATGTGGAAACTCTTTGTAACACAAGATGCCAACAAAAACGAGCAGCAATGATCTCACATGGCTTTCAGCTTGGACTGCGAGCTAAAATAGATATAAGAGATGGTTTCTTAGCAAAAAATCTCTCACCGCATTTTTAAGAAAATCTAGTTAATAGAGATAAGGTTATGAGACAACCCATTGCACACCATACTTTCTTTGTCATCTCTAGATTACATGGCGGGATTAAGATAAGACTGCCTTATCAACCATTGCACATGCCCTAAAATAGATAGCAATGT
The sequence above is a segment of the Aegilops tauschii subsp. strangulata cultivar AL8/78 chromosome 6, Aet v6.0, whole genome shotgun sequence genome. Coding sequences within it:
- the LOC109781702 gene encoding uncharacterized protein, with amino-acid sequence MAAAPRGEEAAAWSEEAARLVWGGAVPLQVHLHDADVTALPPPPPFLTLGPRVGYFPLLVSTIKAHFSSSLPPGVDTVWFEYKGLPLKWYIPIGVLFDLLCADPERPWNLTVHFRGYPADILSPCEGEDSVKWNYNNSLKEAAFIITGNSKNVMNMSQADQLAMWESVRKGDLNSYMNISTKLKLGPFEEDFLVRTSSLGSRQGSDEPESPGSVKPCRVPVRLYVRRVQQDLEYLEDAIPVSDWESVSYINRPFEIRKEGGRSYIALEHALETLLPEFFSSKATARAADPEPESTTPDSEPHNSDTSPGTPHDEKLASAGPQETDVAKKIKLKLEEYSVHGGGVKFICNLCQIRVYIEINMCNYSLFVRAAASARRLKVRVAFLQIENRLRIRNIVRGNDINRTVDIESNPSRQREEEREAPGPDPNSYSPLFTRILLSASRSRSRASEVPNFRAEADWFAGRRWRRRRRRRVRPSLPRAGPVRRPPPARAMAAALPDAQSAAWSEEAARWHWIGAVPLQVHLHDADVTALPPPPPFLVFGPRIGYFPLLVSIIKAHFSSSLPRGVDTVWFEYKGLPLKWYIPIGVLFDLLCAEPERPWNLTVHFRGYPADILSPCEGEDSVKWNYNNSLKEAAFIITGNSKNVMNMSQADQLAMWESVRKRDADGYMNISTKLKLGPFEDHFWTSSLEPRQGSDEPESPGSVKPCRVPVRLYVRRVQEDLEYLEDAIPVSDWESVSYINRPFEIRKEEGRRITTLEHALETLLPEFFGSKPTARAAGPEPAAATPDSAPDDSDTTPGTPRDREPASASPQEMDVAKRARVKLVRIQGMALGLDTPFLWVANNLRNPECFLHVCVYIGA